One genomic window of Luteitalea pratensis includes the following:
- the pilB gene encoding type IV-A pilus assembly ATPase PilB, with the protein MAVRIGELLLKEKKITPTQLQEALGYQKSNGGKLAMNLVKLGFVRDEEITALLSRQYGVPSIDLGKFEIDAAVVKLIPPETAQKYQVVPLSRAGATLTLAMTDPTNVFAMDDIKFMTGYNVEPVVASEQAIADALQKYYTAQTRASTGPNTLELANRALEVAQQQADAAGETVEVLEDLEEIDVAALEKQTGEAPVIRMVNMVLTSSIQKGASDIHIEPYEREFRIRFRIDGILYTVMQPPMKFRDAIISRLKIMAKLDIAEKRLPQDGRIKIRINDQGHSKEIDFRVSCLPTLFGEKVVLRLLDKEKLMLDMTKLGFETSSLSKFKTQIEKPWGMVLVTGPTGSGKTNTLYSAISALNTPETNIMTAEDPVEFNLAGVNQVNVRESIGLTFAAALRSFLRQDPNTILVGEIRDFETAEIAVKAALTGHLVLSTLHTNDAPSTVSRLMNMGIEPFLVASSVNLICAQRLVRRVCSKCKVPHPLPPQALIDIGFAPEDAATVVPMRGTGCDTCNQTGYKGRVGLYEVLEITDSIRELILVGASALDIRKKGIEEGMITLRHSGLLKVKDGVTTTEEVTRETVK; encoded by the coding sequence ATGGCGGTCAGAATCGGTGAACTCCTCCTGAAGGAGAAGAAGATCACGCCGACGCAGCTGCAGGAGGCTCTGGGTTACCAGAAGTCCAACGGCGGCAAGTTGGCGATGAACCTCGTGAAACTGGGCTTCGTCCGCGATGAGGAAATCACCGCGCTGCTGAGCCGCCAGTACGGGGTGCCGTCCATCGATCTCGGCAAGTTCGAGATCGATGCCGCGGTGGTCAAGCTGATCCCGCCGGAAACGGCGCAGAAGTACCAGGTCGTCCCCCTGAGCCGGGCCGGCGCCACGCTGACGCTGGCGATGACCGATCCGACCAACGTGTTCGCCATGGACGACATCAAGTTCATGACGGGCTACAACGTCGAACCGGTCGTGGCGTCGGAGCAGGCGATCGCCGACGCGCTGCAGAAGTACTACACCGCGCAGACCCGGGCGTCGACGGGGCCCAACACGCTCGAGCTGGCCAACCGGGCGCTCGAGGTGGCCCAGCAGCAGGCCGATGCCGCCGGCGAAACCGTCGAGGTGCTCGAGGACCTCGAGGAAATCGACGTCGCCGCGCTCGAAAAGCAGACGGGCGAGGCGCCGGTCATCCGCATGGTGAACATGGTGCTCACCTCGAGCATCCAGAAGGGCGCCAGCGACATCCACATCGAGCCGTACGAGCGCGAGTTCCGCATCCGCTTCCGCATCGACGGCATCCTCTACACCGTCATGCAGCCGCCGATGAAGTTCAGGGACGCGATCATCTCGCGCCTGAAGATCATGGCCAAGCTGGACATCGCCGAGAAGCGCCTGCCGCAGGACGGCCGCATCAAGATCCGGATCAACGACCAGGGCCACAGCAAGGAGATCGACTTCCGCGTCTCCTGTCTGCCGACGCTGTTCGGCGAGAAGGTGGTGCTCCGCCTCCTCGACAAGGAAAAGCTGATGCTCGACATGACCAAGCTCGGGTTCGAGACGAGTTCGCTGTCGAAGTTCAAGACCCAGATCGAGAAGCCGTGGGGCATGGTGCTGGTGACCGGGCCGACCGGGAGCGGCAAGACCAACACGCTCTACTCGGCGATCTCGGCGTTGAACACGCCCGAGACCAACATCATGACCGCGGAGGATCCGGTGGAGTTCAACCTCGCCGGCGTCAACCAGGTCAACGTCCGCGAGAGCATCGGCCTGACATTTGCCGCCGCCCTCCGGTCCTTCCTGCGCCAGGATCCGAACACCATCCTGGTCGGCGAAATCCGCGACTTCGAGACCGCCGAGATCGCCGTCAAGGCGGCGCTCACCGGTCACCTGGTCTTGTCGACGCTGCACACCAACGACGCGCCGAGCACGGTCAGCCGCCTCATGAACATGGGCATCGAGCCGTTCCTGGTAGCGAGTTCGGTAAACCTCATTTGCGCCCAGCGCCTCGTGCGCCGCGTGTGCAGCAAGTGCAAGGTGCCGCATCCGCTGCCGCCGCAGGCCCTGATCGACATCGGTTTCGCACCCGAGGACGCCGCCACCGTCGTCCCCATGCGCGGCACCGGCTGCGACACCTGCAACCAGACCGGCTACAAGGGCCGCGTCGGCCTGTACGAGGTCCTCGAGATCACGGATTCCATACGTGAGCTCATCCTCGTCGGCGCCTCGGCCCTCGACATCCGCAAGAAGGGCATCGAGGAGGGGATGATCACGCTCCGCCACAGCGGGCTCCTCAAGGTGAAGGACGGCGTGACCACCACCGAGGAAGTCACGCGGGAGACGGTCAAGTAG